GGATGTACCCCCCCCCCCATGTCTAACATTACCCATGTGAAGTTTTGTAGTGTGCGACTAACTTATTCTTATAATTTTCTGTCTACTCGATCAATATCATTAGCAGTATTACTGTTGTCTTAATCAGGCATTGTTTATGCAACTGGATAAATGTTTAAGAGTTTGCTGGCCCTAAATGAGCTTTATTTTCTACTAAATGtgattgaatgaataaaaactgaatATTACATCTGCTgttgttctttttaaatcaGTGAACAGGATTTATTAGACAAAAAGTAACACAATGGAACTTTCTTATATACACCATGGTATTGAATGATTACCATATTacttatttacataatactccAAGATACTTCAAGAATATCAGTGTATTAACTGGGGTTAACATATCAAAAATACCATTGGTAATAATACCAGATTTACATGGTACTCCAGGGTACTTCAAAGAATATCATGGTATTACATATTAAAGGTCTCTTACgcttgataaaaaatacaatattatgaaatattaacgTGGCATGAACATAGTAACGCTacatagtaaaaccatggtgcGTTTTGATACATATTTGAAACAGGGAACCCGATTACAATCATCTTTATAGATAGACTGTCATTACTTTGGAAGTGAATTCAAGAAACATATGATCTCATTATATGGATTAATTACTAGCAGTTGAACATTTGTATTGTTTGGCCTTTCAAAGCCGTTTTTCAGTCAAGGAGAGGTTAAACAGAAGTGGATACCAGATGCCGCTTCTCATAACGTGTCTCTTACTGCCTTTTAATGACACAGGAGGGCAGTAGAGGCCCAAAGCCAAGCAAACATCTCCTTGCTACGGAAGAATAATTTTCAAGCAGAGATTAAGGAATTTATTGTCTGTGACTGCTGCTTAAATGTGACTGAGAATCTCTCTCTGAAGAGAATAGTCTATTTATTCCACTATCACTTCATGAGGCTTTTTATTCGACTAAATTACATCTTTGAAGATAAATGTAAAAGTTATAAATCAGTGGCAATTATGAGAAGGtatgaatattttattgtttctgGAATATTTGATTCTTACTGGTCAGTTGTTGCATTATAATGAGCTCCAAACTTTGTATTAGACCACTGTTCCTTGCAACCATTCTCATACAATGTGCTTGTTAATATTTATCACTCTGTGGCCTCAAATCATTTCTACTGAGATGACTATTtcatgtgcatttatttatagatGTGTATTGAACTAGATAATGTATGACCAATAGGTCATTATCTTGAAATTTAGTATATCTATTTCAAGACTTATTTGACTGTTTCAAAAGAAAATGACAAACTTTTATTGCTCAGAGGGGCTTCTTCATGATCAGGTGACTCAATACAGTTCTCACTTATATTTCGGGTATcaactttttgtcttttttgtctAAAATTCCTTAGGAAAAACAAGCAAATTAGACAATGTTGGCATAGAGCTATAACATAGCCAATATAGCTCTTCAAAGAAGTTGTTGAGAAATGTTAGAGTTCATATTTAGAAATCAGTCTTTTGACTACAGACTTTGGAAATGTATTCAAGCACAGTTTCAGATATTGTTTAGATCTCTGAAGCACATGAGatttcaaagattttttttctcatgaaaattcatacatttccaaaaaatacaaactaaatGCACAACATCTGTGTATGACATGCTCCAAACTTCTGTCACACCATTACTCAAACTCATATTCACACCTGCTAAATTGCAATGGGAAAACATCACAGATCAAAGGAGCAATTTGTCTTATGTTTAAAATGTAGGAGCGACACTTATAAGTCATTACATGATTATGTCTTACATGCATCAGCAAAACACACACGTTCACACAATTACGTAAAAATCACAGGGGATTGTAAGAATATACATAAATCATTTCATTAATGGcctctctaacacacacacacacacacacacacacacctacacccACTTACACCAGCAGTGGGAGAAGCTGTAAATGAAGTGACATGACGTTAAAGGCAGCTGCATAAATGATGGGACTTACTTAGGGAACAAAGGGCTGTGTGTGGAccaaatatacatatttattatctGTTAATCACATTCATTAAAGTATTACACAACACGCTCGTTCTGGCCGCCATTCTTTACTAAAAAGTACTGTGGTGGTAAGCAAGTCATATGAACTTTAAAAGTTCAGTTTCAGGTGGACTAAAAGAATAATGGCCAATTGCGAAGTTACAGCCTCGTTAATGGGTTTACAGTTGGCCTCGGTGTTATGCTAATTCTTCAAACATTCAAATAAGagtatttaaactaaactaaaatacaacttaattaaaaaatgacataCTAAAATGGACAGACaaatcagaaaaagaaaaaaacaattttttcatTACCATGGTATGTTACATCATAGTTCACATGCCAAATAAACATgttatgatgttacaaaagagtAGCATGCCAAAACCATGACACTTGTGTAAGTGCATAATACACATACAAAAATCAACTTAATCACAAATTCTTTCTCGCAACTTTCACACACTCTGACACACACTCAAGTAGTTGAAGTTGAACAGTGAAAAAAGTGAGTAACTCAAGCAGATGGCTGCAATCACACGAAACCAGTAAACACCGGAAGATTCCTACAGTAATCAGCTTTTACAAGCTGATTTAAGTTTATGAGACAAGAAAGAGGTAAACAATTCATGTATCTTGTGCCTAAAACTTTCCTGACTAATCACGAAACTTTACCAACTTATCAcacattttctcagtttcacTTCATAATTACGAGTCTGTCAGAGTGTATAGGAGAGTGtgtttatattctttatttcttagtgtttgtgtgtgtggtgtttttGGTGTTAGGCTGAGGAGCATCATGAAGTATTTATAGATGTAAATTAGCTCCCTGTTTCACTCTCCTAGCCCTTTCAACACTGCCTCATAATTGGTTTCTTTCCGTTGAAATTCTCCATAACAGCACATGAATGTTGTTATATCCTAATGAGGCAGATTAGAATTtcaggtgtgtgtatgtgtgtgagcaTGAATAAAGTGAGTCAGATGTGGATCAGGTGtgtcccctttttttttttttttgtgtgtgtgtgtgtgtgtgtgtgtgtgtgtggagggctGGACTGTGTGAGTCAAGGGGGTGGCTGCATTAGGGGATGCTGTGCCTCAGAGCAGATGAGCAGTAGTGAGCCCACAGACTGCCAGACTGATGCCTGATCAAgtaacttttttctttctttccagtGTTCAGTGCTGTGTGTGTACTCTCTTCTCCTGCTCCTTTGTCATCCCTTTTCATATGTGCTTCTGTGCTGTAGCTTGTTTTTTGACTTTTTTGACAAGTACTTTGGACAATTAAATTGagatcgatctatctatctatctatctatctatctatctatctatctatctatctatctatctatctatctatctatctatctatctatctatctgtgtacATATGtgtgtctatctgtctatcataCCAAATGCTacatcaaatttaaatattattatgaatagAATTTCACTTATATTTCTTAAGAATTGCAGTGGAGTTGGAATCAGATAAGTATTTATTATAAGATTAATATTCCACTGTCAGGAGatgaaatacagtttttattttattttagccgATCTTTATCACTGCTGAAGGATAGAAGGATTTTTTTCACTCTATGCAAAACTAGGTTTCTTAATGAATAACTCTAAGTTCATCTAGGTTTAATAGCCGTATGGATGTTCTGTTGGGGATGTTGAAACATGGGCTTTAAATTGTGCTTGGAATATGTTCCTGTCACTGCCTCTGTGAGTAATTGGTCAGTGTAATTGCAAATGTCCGTGCTAGGAAGTATATCACATATTTAATGGGCGTATTTTGCTGGTTTGCAGATTTTATTGGGCTGGTTATCATGTCTTCCCATTGCTCCATATTCTGTGGGATGGATTATTGTTGTTAAGTATAATTTAAGGCAATTGCAAAGTTTTcctcatttatttttactgagATGTGTGATGTGTGAGTAACATTGGCTGATTTGTATTGTTTATGTCAGTGTGTGGGTTATTGATCAAGTATGTACTGCATAAAAGCTATTGCTTTATCTATTTATCTTCATctttgtattcttttttttattttctatccCAGAGATTGGCTGATTTCTACACAATCCAATATGCCTGCCATTGTAAACCTGCTCTTCAACACGGTCTCCACCAACACCACCATCTCCTTTTCTCTGGTGCTGCCTCTGGTCAGCATCCTCTCCCTGCTGGTAGGGGTCGGAGGTCACCTGCTCATGTGGTTGGTGTTGATGCGTAACCCACGGCGTCGTTCAAAGCCCAGCTCGGTCCTCCTGTTAAACCTGAGTTTTGCTGATCTGTGTGCTCTACTCACCCTGCCCTGTGTGCTACTAAGCGCTAGCTCTCAGAACTGGCAGCTGGGAGGAGGCGTTTGTGTGTTGTTGAGCTTCATGACCTCCCTGACTGCTGGAGTGGACATCTTCAGCCTGGCTGCCCTCTCTGTGCTGCGTTATCGAATAGTGGCTCCCTCGACACGACCCCCCGCCACCCCTGCGCAGGTGTGAGTATCTGAAGGagctaaagaaaaaaacagttgtaaaaaggggaaaaagttatatttatattatataatataaatataatattccaTCACTGGGAAAAAATTTGAAAAGTCCTTCACTGAGATTTTCAGTGAAGGATCCATCACACTGATTCAAAGGATAACTTTTGGatctttttgaatgattcattaaaaggACCGTCATTTGGTTGTGACTTACactgtttttgattcactaaatgTATcgactcataagagtcatttgttcacgAATCAGAATGCTTAGGTCACAATACGTTCAAGAAAGGTGAACAACTCGCTCTCAACACAGTATAAACGTGCTTTTATAGTCTTATAATGATTTCCTTCTCGCTTTTAATTCAAGATGCAAACTCGggtaaatattactttttaaaaaaaattaaaaatactagCCTATCTTATTTTTTCAGCCGCTGTGTAAGAAAAGCTGAAGGGCGCGCTTCCGCTGAAAAATGATCCAGGAAATGCTGACACTGAGTAAAAAGATACTTCTCGCAATGCGAATCAATATGAgatgaaaatcatatttattaaattcacaGTACTTTTTGAAGAGGATTACGGTAATTTCCATATTTTTTTAGTGTGTTATTATGGTGCAgtgtcaaaataataataccgtggaatttttttcttttttttgactTTGATGATTTTATTATGGTAATATTACAAACTGCCTTGGAATACTATTAAACCCTGTGGTATATCAATACAAAAATGCTGTGGCTGTACCATGGTACAGTGATCGTATAATTAGATGGTACTATGGtatgtttgaactgaaattcaTGTCAAGAGAAGAAATAAGGTGGTGTCTGTGTTCACATACAAAAAACTGCACGTATATTTATCATGACTACCAAGGTGTTTACACATTCAAAATACCACACCAGTACATTTTTGTAAGTGCAACACACAATACCACTATATCAAAGTATTATGGTAATGCCATCAGGGATATAAAGTGgcataaaatatattgaattctCTGTATCTCTGTTTGGCCCACAGAGCTGGCACCGTTGCTGTTATCTGGCTGGTTTCCATCGCCATGGCCCTACCTAAAGTCACGTACATCCAGTTTGACAGTGGCTGCACGTGGTCAGTGGGCCGCGGTCACTGGCTGGGCTTCCTCGTTCCTGCATTTCTGGTGTATTACGTGGCTCCTCTACTCTGCATCGCCCTGCATTGCGGGCTCATCATCACACACCTATACCGCTGCCGGGGCACTCTAGCCGCGGACCACCGCAATAAAAAAGCCACAGCCCTTCTCATCGGCTCCACACTGGTGTTCGCCATCAGCTGGCTGCCTTATTACGTACTAGAGTTTGTCAATGTTTTATCGCCGTCCCTTAATTCCATCAGCTCAACCGAAAGCCCCATCTCCAGCTCCACCGCCCCGTCGCCAGCGTCAAATACGGAGGTGTCTCTGCTGTGGGAGGTGGCCTCgctgtctgccattcttctgaTTTGTCTGGCACCTTGCTGGAACCCGCCACTCTACTTTCTGCTATCTAAGCCAGCCCTGAGGCAACTGAGAGGGCTGCTACCCATCATGCACCAACACTGGAGAGCTGCTACCTTCCTACAGCACATAGTGCCAAAACACGCTCCCACACAGCCCCACTCACAACCTGGGTCTCAACACGTTCCTCAGCACATACTAGCAGCAACGCACCCACAATGAGAACGCGTGCACTCAGATCGACATACCTGCTTCACAGCAAAGCACACCCACACGCAGGCACAAAGTACACACACGCCACACACACAATGACAGGTATTTTCTGCCAGAGCATCCTCATCCCTCTCATGCTGGCTGAGATTGTGAGTTGCTTAGTAACACTACAGAGAGGAACAGAAACATAAGACCATGGACCTCTGCATTTATGGCTCAGCATCACATTTTACAATGTTCCAGCACGCCAGCTGCTCTCTTCCCCTCTCTCAAAATCTCTCGCTCACACTAAAAACGTATCACGGCAGATTTTTATCACCAACTCGGTCACGCTCGCACACATTAGCGTGTTCTCGACGACATatgtgttcatttttaattcgcTTGTTTCTGATCGCTTGTGCGGTGAGTAATAGATTAGATTTGTGTGGGCTGGTACTGTATATCAGATAGATCGTCTATAAAGGCTAAATGTAGTGCGTTTGAGTCTCGCTTGCTGATCATTGGTGTTATGAATCATCGATATGTGCTGTTTTTTGACAATCATTGTCAGCCTTATGTGAAATGCAATGCACTGTGATTTCGGAAATGggaaaagtatataaatatttcccATTAATGACAGACGCATGACTGAGAGAACTCCGCAGCTCTCAGAACTGTGTCACCTGCGGATGAGTCATCCTACTTCACAAGATTTTTTTCATTCTCTGCTAATATTGTAGCCAGTGTAATAAAATGTGGATCTGAATTGATCCGGCAATTTTTCTCCTTGAATTTCCATTCCCCATGCTCCTCCCTGCTAATCAGTTCATCTCTTTTGCCTGATCTGAACTGAGAGGAGGGATAAAAGAAAAGGATACAGCATACAGAgttgaaaaagaaatacaaGTGTTTCCTTTACAAAAACATATAGGCAGAGATGGAGACAGATGCTAATACCATGGTAATTTGATAAACCAAAACCATTAGCATGGCATACTGTATGTCCCAAAACCATATATTAGCTAGTGCTGTTACCATTAACTGAAgctaaaacaatttttattgtaataaaaataaattaaagctaaaccGATATATTACgaaaaatattaactaatacaaatgaaaaaagcacataaaattaagaaaacttttaaaaatattaataaatactataatagtatatagaTACTAAAATGATACTGGTATTAGCATGATAAATGTTCTAAAACTATGGTATTAACATGGAACATGTCCCAAAACCATgatattaacatatattataaaatcacaaaagtattttgagcatGTTACCATGGTATTCTAAGTACCATAGTACATAAATTTCAGTACCATGCTAGTATATTTCAAACTACCATAGTATTATCATCTAATACCATCATTGCACCATGTACTTCACAGTACTTTTTTGTAAAGGGTTCCAAAACTATGGTATTACCATTATGTCatgtccaaaaaataaataaataaaaaatagggtGATAgcattgtatgtttttttatagtatttgtattgtatgttttatctAGTATACAGGCATCTGTTTTTAACTTGGTAAAATCCTTTTCCGGGTCTATAAATGTGACTATAAAAAAGTCTGCACTGGCCCCTCTCTGTCAATCATTCATCTCTCCAGAACAACAAATCTGTGcccttgttttatttacatgtcTTGTTCTGAAATGCATTACAGAGTGGCACTCATTTTAAGCTTGTAATTTTCTCATCGTCAGTGTGCATTAGGACATTGTGGTCTTGACTTCAGCATCCAAGGCTGggcattttataaaataacaaccAGGTTAGAAATCATCTCTAGGATGGGTAGAGGGAggaatctgtaaaaaaaaatcaaaaaatcaaAAGAAGGCTGGCTTTCTGCTGATGCCTGTTATTTGACAATAGCAAAACTAATGAATGGGTTTGTTTACATGGGTTATAAAGGTGACTGGAAAATTGGTTTGTTTCGCTGTAAACCCTTTTAATAAACCAGCAAAACACCAGCCACGCAAGTgaccatttacatttttttttttcgctaATCTGATGCAACATCCCCTCAGACCTCAGTGAGCTAACAGCAGTTCAAAGAGGTCGCCGTTAAAGTGCAGACAGGCAGACGAGAACAACGATGAGAATGGGGTGAGCTGTCTCACAATTACACTGACAGCATCACCCATTCACCGCGCTCGCAAGACGTACCCACTTAAACTCACTCGTTATCTACTGTAATTATAACAGTCATATTTTGGGGGGTTTACTGAATAATTAGAGTTGTCAACGCTCACATCAAACTCCTTTCTGACTCACACAGAGCCGGTGAGGTCTGATGAGATGCAATTAACACTGCAGATTAACAAGCTCATCTGCGACATGAGCTCAGCCTGCTCCACTTGTCCCTCTCGACCCTCTTTGTCATCATGCGATGCCCCAGACCACCACGGACTGAGGCGGTCTCGCTCTGTGTGATTGGAAGACTGCTGTGGAGCTGCACTGAGCTGGCAATGTGACACGCAATCTGTCACATGTACCTAAAATACGATCCTCTGCTCTCCAAGAATGGTATAACAGCAGGGTTATTTGCATCATGATTTTTAagtatatacatgtatttaataatctttactgacatataaaattacatatgtATTTACAAAGCAATTGCAGATGTGTGTGATGAGGAAAAGCACAAAATAAGAAAGGTGTTAAATgactataataataaacatcCCTTAATCAACCGGTCAACTGGTTGATTcttaaatgaagaaaattctgTTGCTGCAACAGCCAGATCATCATTCtgaatacaaaaattaaatgtgatGTCCGGTGTGGTATGAAGAGCCTCTGAGCCAAATTTGGAGAGAATTGAACAACATTTGTGA
This portion of the Onychostoma macrolepis isolate SWU-2019 chromosome 02, ASM1243209v1, whole genome shotgun sequence genome encodes:
- the si:ch211-119o8.4 gene encoding somatostatin receptor type 3 isoform X1, whose amino-acid sequence is MRLFIRLNYIFEDKCKSYKSVAIMRRDWLISTQSNMPAIVNLLFNTVSTNTTISFSLVLPLVSILSLLVGVGGHLLMWLVLMRNPRRRSKPSSVLLLNLSFADLCALLTLPCVLLSASSQNWQLGGGVCVLLSFMTSLTAGVDIFSLAALSVLRYRIVAPSTRPPATPAQVAGTVAVIWLVSIAMALPKVTYIQFDSGCTWSVGRGHWLGFLVPAFLVYYVAPLLCIALHCGLIITHLYRCRGTLAADHRNKKATALLIGSTLVFAISWLPYYVLEFVNVLSPSLNSISSTESPISSSTAPSPASNTEVSLLWEVASLSAILLICLAPCWNPPLYFLLSKPALRQLRGLLPIMHQHWRAATFLQHIVPKHAPTQPHSQPGSQHVPQHILAATHPQ
- the si:ch211-119o8.4 gene encoding somatostatin receptor type 3 isoform X2, which produces MPAIVNLLFNTVSTNTTISFSLVLPLVSILSLLVGVGGHLLMWLVLMRNPRRRSKPSSVLLLNLSFADLCALLTLPCVLLSASSQNWQLGGGVCVLLSFMTSLTAGVDIFSLAALSVLRYRIVAPSTRPPATPAQVAGTVAVIWLVSIAMALPKVTYIQFDSGCTWSVGRGHWLGFLVPAFLVYYVAPLLCIALHCGLIITHLYRCRGTLAADHRNKKATALLIGSTLVFAISWLPYYVLEFVNVLSPSLNSISSTESPISSSTAPSPASNTEVSLLWEVASLSAILLICLAPCWNPPLYFLLSKPALRQLRGLLPIMHQHWRAATFLQHIVPKHAPTQPHSQPGSQHVPQHILAATHPQ